One segment of Cerasicoccus sp. TK19100 DNA contains the following:
- a CDS encoding ABC transporter ATP-binding protein translates to MASQEPKIRVEHLDMAYGSFTVMNDLNFEVNKGEVFIIMGGSGCGKSTLLKHLIGIKEPARGEIFYDGNNFTSADDDVKKEMLKGFGVTYQGGALWSSMTLAENVGLPLGEYTNLKPKEIREVASYKLSLVGLRGFEDFYPAEISGGMCKRAGLARAMALDPDVLFFDEPSAGLDPISSRLLDDLILELRDSLGATFVVVTHELASIFAIADRAIFLDAKTRYQLEVGNPVQMREHSEHETVRNFLMRGELLDASAATDIG, encoded by the coding sequence ATGGCTAGCCAAGAACCAAAGATACGCGTCGAACATCTCGATATGGCTTACGGAAGCTTTACCGTGATGAATGATCTCAATTTTGAGGTCAATAAGGGCGAGGTGTTCATCATTATGGGCGGTTCGGGCTGTGGTAAAAGTACGCTGCTGAAGCACCTGATCGGGATCAAGGAGCCGGCGCGGGGAGAGATTTTCTACGACGGAAATAACTTCACCTCCGCAGACGACGACGTAAAAAAAGAGATGCTCAAGGGCTTTGGCGTGACTTACCAGGGTGGGGCGCTGTGGAGCTCGATGACGCTCGCCGAAAACGTCGGCCTGCCACTGGGCGAATACACGAACCTGAAGCCGAAGGAAATTCGTGAAGTCGCCAGCTACAAGCTATCTCTGGTCGGGCTGCGCGGCTTTGAAGACTTTTACCCGGCGGAAATCTCCGGCGGCATGTGTAAGCGCGCTGGACTGGCCCGCGCAATGGCGCTGGACCCGGATGTCCTGTTTTTTGACGAGCCATCCGCCGGGCTCGACCCGATTAGCTCGCGCTTGCTGGATGACTTGATCCTGGAGCTGCGCGACTCGCTGGGGGCGACCTTTGTCGTGGTTACCCACGAGCTGGCGAGCATCTTTGCGATTGCTGACCGCGCGATCTTCCTCGACGCCAAGACCCGCTACCAACTGGAGGTTGGTAACCCCGTGCAAATGCGTGAGCACAGCGAGCACGAAACCGTCCGCAACTTCCTGATGCGCGGTGAGCTGCTCGATGCGAGCGCCGCCACTGACATTGGATAA
- a CDS encoding lycopene cyclase domain-containing protein — protein sequence MTYWGYHLIFTLPLMFALIVWNRHLLRPAHWVCMAVVCGVAFIFTTPWDNYAVWLGVWGFGEGVSLGYPAASMAQSEANPDGLTWLGHIPFEEYSFFLIESILVCLIAVRFLPKPDDKQS from the coding sequence ATGACCTACTGGGGCTACCACCTAATTTTCACCTTGCCGCTGATGTTCGCACTCATCGTGTGGAACCGCCACCTGCTGCGTCCAGCGCATTGGGTGTGTATGGCCGTAGTCTGCGGGGTGGCCTTTATCTTCACTACCCCGTGGGACAATTATGCGGTTTGGCTTGGCGTGTGGGGCTTCGGTGAGGGCGTAAGCCTGGGCTACCCGGCCGCAAGCATGGCCCAGAGCGAGGCGAACCCCGACGGCCTGACTTGGCTTGGCCACATACCCTTTGAGGAGTATTCGTTTTTCCTGATCGAATCCATCCTCGTCTGCCTCATTGCGGTGCGCTTCCTGCCGAAGCCCGACGATAAGCAGTCCTAA